In Citrus sinensis cultivar Valencia sweet orange chromosome 4, DVS_A1.0, whole genome shotgun sequence, one DNA window encodes the following:
- the LOC102630016 gene encoding uncharacterized protein LOC102630016 translates to MLGVLCARHKPWILNSISLLAHGSFAAHHQHRFVYSPIHVQSPERRRHHSTACRLGVGGGGLSVGGGAASIWHAILPSDGCSGCRRRRNGRRKPGEGSWNAASDERPARWLHRADSAWLLFGVCSCLAPIEYWTDSNDSNPETVTFYEEKISKIDGGGGGGDDDLNVKRCEIINERPFKVTGVLADGRCLFRAIAHGACLRSGEEVPDEERQRELADELRAQVVDELLKRRKETEWFIEGDFDTYVKEIQQPYVWGGEPELLMASHVLKKPIAVFMVVQSSGNLVNIANYGEEYQKDKESPINVLFHGYGHYDILETFSEQK, encoded by the exons ATGCTTGGAGTTCTTTGCGCACGTCACAAGCCGTGGATCCTGAATTCAATCTCTTTGCTCGCTCACGGTTCATTCGCGGCTCACCACCAGCACCGGTTCGTTTACTCCCCGATTCATGTTCAATCTCCCGAACGCCGTAGACATCACTCCACCGCGTGTCGACTCGGCGTCGGCGGAGGAggcttgagcgtcggaggcgGCGCGGCGTCGATATGGCACGCGATCCTTCCCTCCGACGGATGCAGCGGGTGTCGTCGCCGTAGGAATGGGAGGAGGAAGCCGGGGGAGGGGTCGTGGAACGCGGCGTCGGACGAGAGACCGGCGCGGTGGCTGCACCGAGCCGACTCGGCCTGGCTGCTGTTCGGAGTCTGCAGCTGCCTCGCGCCAATTGAGTACTGGACTGACTCGAATGACTCGAATCCCGAAACGGTGACgttttatgaagaaaaaattagtaagatcgacggtggtggtggtggtggtgatgatgattTGAATGTAAAAAgatgtgaaattataaatgagAGGCCTTTTAAAGTCACTG ggGTGCTAGCGGATGGGAGGTGTTTATTTAGAGCAATAGCGCATGGAGCGTGCTTGAGAAGCGGGGAAGAAGTGCCAGATGAGGAACGTCAAAGAGAACTTGCTGATGAACTAAGAGCTCAA GTTGTGGATGAACTTTTAAAGAGGCGGAAAGAAACAGAATG GTTTATTGAAGGAGATTTCGATACATATGTGAAGGAAATTCAACAGCCATATGTATGGGGTGGAGAGCCTGAATTGCTGATGGCTTCTCATGTTCTGAA GAAGCCTATAGCAGTCTTCATGGTCGTTCAAAGCTCAGGTAATTTGGTAAACATTGCAAACTATGGGGAAGAGTATCAGAAGGATAAAGAATCTCCCATTAACGTGCTGTTTCATGGGTATGGTCATTACGACATATTGGAGACTTTCTCAGAGCAAAAGTAG